From a single Nicotiana tomentosiformis chromosome 2, ASM39032v3, whole genome shotgun sequence genomic region:
- the LOC138906261 gene encoding uncharacterized protein, with the protein MDISHIQAYAQGLDERKQKQRVDREHDRAQNKRARSSGPSAFFGHGISSEGIRVDTQKIEAVKTCPRPTTPTEVRSFLGLAGYYKRFVEGFSSLTAPLTKLTQKGAKFQWTDACERSFQALKDRLTSAPILMLPERTDSYVIYCDASGIGLGYVLMQHVKERQYEDPVLAHYEDTTPQKEKTPFDITRDGVLRYRGRLCVPNVAGLRRQVMGKTHYSRYSIHPGTTNMYHDIREIYWWYGMKKDIAEFVAQYPNFFHVSMLRKCIGDPSRVMSVDDVQVTEQLSYEETPIAILDRQVRRLRTKDNEEEMTWEAEEYMKSRYPHLFPLPEQDPTETLQP; encoded by the exons atggatatttctcatattcaggcatacgctcaaggTTTAGAtgagcgtaagcagaagcagagggttgatcgtgagcatgatagggcccagaataagagagcgaggtcttcgggtccttctg ctttctTTGGGCATGGCATTTCAagtgaaggtatccgggttgatacacaaaagattgaggcagtaaagacttgtcctagacccacgacaccgacagaagttcgtagctttctcggtttggcaggttattacaagagatttgtagagggattctcttCTCTTAcagcacctttgacaaagttgactcagaagggagcaaagtttcaatggactgatgcttgcgaacggagtttccaggcattgaaggacagattaacttcagcaccgATTTTAATGCTTCCAGAAAGGACCGATagttatgttatctattgtgacgcttcgggcattggattaggttatgtactgatgcagcatg tgaaggaacgccaatacgaggatcctgtgttagctcattatgaggatacaacccctcagaaggagaagacaccgtTTGACATTACAAGAGATGGGGTCCTtagatatcgaggacgattatgtgtccctaatgttgcagggctgcgTCGGCAGGTCATGGGaaaaactcactattctcgttactctattcatccaggaacAACAAacatgtatcatgatatcagggaaatatattggtggtatggaatgaaaaaggatatagcagagtttgttgctcagtaccctaact tctttcatgtgtctatgctccgtaaatgtatcggagatccttccagagttatgtcagttgacgatgttcaagTCACAGaacagctatcatatgaggaaactcccattgctatactagatagacaggttcggagattgaggactaaagacaatgaggaagaaatgacttgggaggccgaagaatacatgaagtctagatatcctcacttatttCCTCTTCCAGAGCAGGATCCGACTGAGACATTACAACCTTAA